The nucleotide sequence CATCAGCACATATGCGCAGCCGATCAGTGGAGCCATCCAGAAAGCGGGGGTTTCGCTCGCACGAAGCAGGTGCACCGCCATGCTCCCGAAGACGGCCATGACGGCGAGAACCGAGATCGCGAGCACTGACCACATCGCCGCTGCCAGCATGGCGCCTCCCAGGGCGATTCCTGCGCTGTGCCGTCCAGGATGCGGCCCGCCGGGACAGGCTGTCAAGACACAACGTCCGGACACTCTGTCCGGACCGGCCGTCCGGCTACCATCCAGCAGACCGCATCCCCTCACGTGGAGCCGCCCATGCCTTCAGTCACCCGGCCCGCCGGCAGCAAGCGTCATGGCCGTCGAGAAGAGCTGGAGCGACGCCTGTTCGCGGCGACGGAGGAACTCGTCAGCCACGGCGCCGGCTTCACCGAGCTCAGCGTCGAGAGACTGGCCGCTGCGGCCGGCATCTCCCGCTCCACGTTCTACGTCCACTTCGAAGACAAAGGCGACCTGGTCCGGCGACTCGCCACCACTGTGCTCGCCGAACTCCGCGACGTGTCCAGCGACTGGTGGGACACGGCGGAACACGCCGTTGCCGCCGACCTCACCGCGGCCGTCTCCGCGATCGTGGACATCTACCGCCGTCGCGCAGCCGCCTTCACCATCATCACCGAAACGGCGGCCTACGACTCCACCGTCGCCGACGAGGTGCGCACTCTCATGCAGTCGATCATCGACGCCACCCGGAACGCCATCGAACGCGGCCAGGCCGCCGGCGTGATGCGCCAGGTCGCCCCGGCCGAGACCGCCGCCGTCCTCACTTGGATGGTCGAACGCGCCGGCTACCAACTCATCCGCGGTTCCGAACCGGCACACGACCACACCATCATTCAGGTCCTCACCGACATAATCCGGACAACGCTCTACACCACCACACCCTCATCGGCGTGAGCGAGCGGTAGTGCCGTGGCGAGGGAAGGACCGCGGCGTCGCGGACATGTACCTGGGCTCAGGTGAGTGTTGCGATGATGGTGAAGCAGGTGTTGTACAGCAGATATGAGCCGTCGGACCGACGGTAGGGCGCGATGGACTCGGCGATGGTCTCCGTCACCTGCGCGAGCCCCGCATGGGCGATCGCGGCCGCCGCGGGGCCGGTGGAGAGCAGCCCGCGCAGGGCGGTCTCGTTCGGAACAGGAACTGTGCCGATCCGGCGTACTCGTGGCCGCACGCGAGCCAGTGTGTTGCCCAGAAAGGGAATTCGTTCAAGCGGCGGGCCGA is from Amycolatopsis lurida and encodes:
- a CDS encoding TetR/AcrR family transcriptional regulator, translated to MPSVTRPAGSKRHGRREELERRLFAATEELVSHGAGFTELSVERLAAAAGISRSTFYVHFEDKGDLVRRLATTVLAELRDVSSDWWDTAEHAVAADLTAAVSAIVDIYRRRAAAFTIITETAAYDSTVADEVRTLMQSIIDATRNAIERGQAAGVMRQVAPAETAAVLTWMVERAGYQLIRGSEPAHDHTIIQVLTDIIRTTLYTTTPSSA